A single Vespa crabro chromosome 21, iyVesCrab1.2, whole genome shotgun sequence DNA region contains:
- the LOC124431299 gene encoding thyroid receptor-interacting protein 11 isoform X1: protein MAWFGDSLSGLSHLKGQITNFTKEVLSEGIVKEIDDQTMQLKEANERCIQLQELLDTKDAEISVLRRQNCELQKIVLELDTKTKVSNENQEEDGDVFFWDPTSIKNRNSKNQNHARQLQEQLAQATMKIRELEVELKRTQKVNNGSIMDELPDGHQKAEYLRAKQDMVNRIVRMEEKNREVERNVKRMQEDEIALVNDFYTVISKLDYQEKVKLIREALRNLENDKQKSSLIGKKEKSDTDEKFDKTNENNESENFKSDIQDGSSLSNREAELSRKILELQDENKNLNIGIEELDRQHTESIEKLLSLKEDIEKKHQCLQNAYEQLYVDYNQAEGKVLELQTKLSSMEETNKSPHKKGSLKSEEKNVQTEEYESIKNNGRKDDDNDNDINDNSLYELEQRVKEILKNSCVETSESKESIFEIVAKRYVETNWKKDVLERKVTEITRNLKETTEMRDNLQLECDDMQAHIDSLLLNIQHLKLNLPSIPEASEERVASLETETESLQEEVKRLREENDTLRKRSNITDLISMKLENGEINLEENFIDNENVVEIVHSDVRRREEDSVEDLKRKLLEFSNETSELRMSLEKYKETIEELRLGKENIAHELKASVCSMEELERELKVTLDVKNELERENGDLIKENEVYRADLARFKETADDSKKEENNLLEQLREKLDMVNIERNDLEYDLLNMRKELDNALHEADVKQELIMQLSQEKEKFTRENTTLLDQLTANQVESQEKIELLNTERSLLEEEQSELRLELVTCKEKIQQLANNEDKYAMINYEFDIARKKINELLSENNVLYGQLDKIHELEKELNEKKAAENELHLLKNKFIETEAELNNLRLKEKEIAAKELNLLQSKFIETETELNNLRLKEKEMAQVQGDYNEIVILRETITDLNNKICLSEEKCKQLESNILSLESETNEKILSKENSFENERHKLTNNLEEKNLENEGLKDINNKLTMEIIEMKNQLESTIEANKENSIMAKETIESLSHLIKEKDNEIESLKLNNQANAANSNDLLTIQNERDELVKLVHVKHNESIQYHGEIQRLTLLLNEQATKVHNLLTEQNQITTLLKDKDIEIAETRNELQILQQRLENIKDTDNNNEEICRIPGHLTQAQEMGILNDKCNALEAALIQEQSNNRMLQNQFVESQSKEVNAGKELERLRTHLVEIESSYTEEALIAEEMRKELEGKLLQAEEKLKNSSTVYTSASIRANQQVETLQQQMSLIIQQRDDIQNKLSMAEDKVLSQMTALTNLQIVLEQFQREKERDIKRAMEKLQLQLQESHKKQEELLNEISCLKEQLTEAQEYLQAASRLSEQLDKKTERIEQLNQEVERLTELVNTADQRIEEAMQSGVGKVDKSLMKNLLLGYLSSSTADKSSVLRVFATVLDFTENDRDKAGLNNGIANNSWFSRLSGGNGAPTKDQEASLSAAFVRFLESESKPKPQLPALPISSSSSPRPTHSRQHSTSSNHSTLLLSNVTLPTFPDFVPARNTGSILKEVLKDS from the exons aaCGAGAACCAAGAAGAAGATGGGGATGTTTTCTTTTGGGATCCAACGTCGATCAAAAATCGTAATTCCAAAAATCAGAATCATGCTAGGCAATTGCAGGAACAATTGGCCCAAGCCACCATGAAAATACGTGAATTAGAAGTTGAACTTAAACGAACACAAAAG gTAAACAATGGAAGTATTATGGACGAACTTCCGGATGGCCATCAAAAGGCAGAATATTTACGTGCTAAACAAGATATGGTGAATAGAATCGTACGAATGGAAGAGAAg AACCGTGAAGTCGAAAGGAACGTCAAACGAATGCAGGAAGACGAAATAGCCTTggtaaatgatttttatacgGTAATATCGAAATTGGATTATCAGGAAAAGGTCAAACTGATTCGAGAAGCTCTGAGAAATTTGGAAAATGATAAACAAAAGTCTTCTTTAAtcggcaaaaaagaaaagtctgaTACCGATGAGAAGTTCGATAAaactaatgaaaataatgaatctgAAAATTTCAAATCAGATATACAGGATGGTTCTTCGTTGAGTAATAGGGAAGCTGAATTGTCTAGGAAAATTCTTGAATTGCAGGATGAAAATAAGAATCTTAATATAGGTATCGAGGAACTTGATAGGCAACACACGGAATCAATTG aaaaattattatctttgaaggAGGATATCGAGAAGAAACATCAATGCCTTCAAAATGCCTACGAACAACTTTATGTTGATTATAATCAGGCAGAAGGTAAAGTTTTAGAATTACAGACTAAACTTAGTTCAATGGAGGAGACAAATAAGAGTCCTCATAAAAAAGGATCATTGAAAagcgaagagaaaaatgttcaAACTGAGGAATATGaaagtatcaaaaataatggaagaaaagatgatgataatgataatgatattaatgataattcatTGTACGAATTGGAACAAAGGGTAAaggaaattttgaaaaattcatgcGTAGAAACGAGTGAATCTAAAGAGTCAATTTTTGAGATTGTCGCGAAACGATACGTCGAGACAAACTGGAAGAAGGACGTTTTAGAAAGGAAGGTAACCGAGATTACGCGAAATCTAAAGGAGACGACGGAAATGAGGGATAATTTGCAACTTGAATGCGACGACATGCAGGCTCACATAGATTCGTTGCTGTTAAATATTCAACATTTGAAATTGAATCTACCATCTATTCCTGAAGCTAGCGAGGAACGTGTTGCCTCATTGGAAACTGAAACGGAATCCTTACAGGAGGAAGTTAAACGATTAAGGGAAGAAAATGATACATTGAGAAAGAGATCAAATATTACTGATttgatatcaatgaaattggaaAATGGTGAGATCAATTTAGAAGAGAATTTTATTGACAATGAGAATGTCGTTGAAATTGTACATTCTGATGTTAGAAGGCGAGAGGAAGATTCTGTGGAAGATTTAAAACGTAAACTGTTAGAGTTTTCCAATGAGACCAGCGAATTGAGAATGTCTTTGGAAAAATATAAGGAAACCATTGAAGAGCTTAGATTAGGTAAAGAGAATATAGCTCACGAATTGAAAGCTTCAGTCTGTAGTATGGAGGAATTGGAAAGGGAATTGAAAGTTACATTGGACGTTAAGAATGAGCTCGAACGTGAAAATGGCGATttgattaaagaaaatgaagtgtATAGAGCAGATTTGGCTAGGTTTAAAGAAACCGCTGATGattcaaagaaagaagagaataatcTATTGGAACAATTACGTGAAAAATTGGACATGGTAAATATCGAGAGAAATGATTTGGAATATGATTTACTTAATATGAGAAAAGAACTTGACAATGCTTTGCACGAGGCAGATGTAAAACAAGAATTGATAATGCAATTGAgccaagagaaagaaaagttcaCGAGGGAGAATACTACGTTGTTGGATCAATTGACAGCGAATCAAGTTGAATCCcaagaaaaaattgaactGTTGAACACTGAAAGATCTTTGCTCGAAGAGGAACAATCGGAACTTCGATTGGAATTAGTTACgtgcaaagaaaaaattcaacaacttgcaaataacgaagataaataTGCTATGATAAATTATGAATTTGATATTGccagaaagaagataaatgaaCTTTTATCGGAGAATAATGTACTTTATGGGCAATTGGATAAAATTCATGAActtgaaaaagaattgaatgAGAAGAAAGCTGCTGAAAATGAATTgcatttgttaaaaaataaatttatagaaacTGAAGctgaattaaataatttacgtttaaaagagaaggaaattgCTGCGaaggaattaaatttattacagaGTAAATTTATTGAAACTGAGACAGAATTAAATAACTTACGtttaaaggaaaaggaaatggCTCAGGTACAAGGTGATTATAACGAGATCGTAATTTTGAGAGAGACGATAAcagatttaaataataaaatctgttTGTCCGAAGAGAAATGTAAACAATTGGAAtcgaatatattatcgttggaatctgaaacaaatgaaaagattTTGTCAAAAGAAAATTCCTTTGAAAATGAAAGGCATAAGTTAACAAATaatttggaagaaaaaaatttggaaaatgaAGGATTAaaggatataaataataaattaacaatggaaataatagaaatgaaaaatcaattgGAATCGACTATTGAagctaataaagaaaattctattatGGCTAAGGAAACAATAGAAAGTTTATCTCATCTTATCAAAGAGAAggataatgaaattgaatcaTTGAAGTTGAACAATCAAGCAAATGCAGCTAATTCGAACGATCTTTTAACTatacaaaatgaaagagatgAACTTGTAAAATTAGTTCACGTTAAACACAATGAGAGTATACAGTATCATGGTGAAATTCAACGATTAACTCTACTCTTAAACGAGCAAGCAACTAAAGTTCATAATTTGTTAACTGAACAAAATCAAATAACTACATTGTTGAAGGATAAAGATATCGAAATTGCGGAAACTCGAAACgaattacaaattttacagcaacgattggaaaatattaaggacaccgataataataatgaagaaatttgTAGAATTCCAGGACATTTGACTCAAGCACAAGAAATGGGAATTCTTAATGATAAATGTAACGCATTGGAGGCTGCTTTGATTCAAGAACAATCTAATAATAGAATGTTACAAAATCAATTTGTTGAAAGTCAAAGTAAAGAAGTTAACGCTGGTAAAGAATTAGAAAGATTGAGAACTCATTTGGTAGAAATTGAATCCAGTTATACGGAGGAAGCTTTAATAGCTGAGGAGATGCGTAAAGAATTAGAGGGGAAATTATTACAAGCTGAGGAAAAACTTAAAAATTCTTCTACCGTATACACATCGGCGAGCATAAGAGCGAATCAACAAGTTGAAACGTTGCAACAACAAATGTCCCTTATTATTCAACAAAGGGatgatatacaaaataaattatctatgGCAGAGGATAAAGTTTTATCGCAAATGACTGCTTTAACTAATTTGCAAATAGTTTTGGAACAATTCCAAAGAG aaaaggaaagggataTTAAAAGAGCTATGGAAAAGTTACAATTGCAACTTCAGGAGTCgcataaaaaacaagaagaattattaaacGAAATCTCCTGTCTTAAg gAACAATTAACAGAAGCTCAGGAGTATTTGCAAGCTGCATCTAGATTAAGCGAACAGCTGGataagaaaacagaaagaataGAGCAATTAAATCAAGAAG tTGAAAGATTAACGGAATTGGTAAATACTGCTGATCAGAGAATAGAAGAAGCAATGCAAAGTGGAGTAGGAAAAGTTGATAA gagCCTTATGAAAAATCTCTTGCTTGGATATTTGTCTTCGTCTACAGCAGACAAATCATCTGTTCTAAGAGTATTTGCCACTGTATTAGATTTCACAGAAAATGATAGAGATAAAGCTGGTCTTAACAATGGTATTGCAAATAACAGCTGGTTCTCTCGTCTTAGCGGTGGAAATGGCGCTCCTACTAAG gatCAAGAGGCATCGCTTTCGGCTGCTTTTGTAAGATTTTTAGAAAGTGAATCTAAACCAAAACCACAATTACCTGCTTTGCCAATATCTTCATCG tcCTCACCTCGTCCAACGCATAGCAGACAGCATTCAACGTCGTCTAATCATTCTACATTGTTGCTTTCTAATGTTACACTTCCAACATTCCCAGATTTTGTCCCAGCAAGAAATACAGGATCTATATTGAAAGAAGTATTAAAGGATAGCTGa
- the LOC124431299 gene encoding thyroid receptor-interacting protein 11 isoform X2, protein MLPRANARFSSSLSFSLVFSFSCLFSFFFLFLFLSYSYSEMFLSRGNKFKIINVFRLFIAVGLREIYTNENQEEDGDVFFWDPTSIKNRNSKNQNHARQLQEQLAQATMKIRELEVELKRTQKVNNGSIMDELPDGHQKAEYLRAKQDMVNRIVRMEEKNREVERNVKRMQEDEIALVNDFYTVISKLDYQEKVKLIREALRNLENDKQKSSLIGKKEKSDTDEKFDKTNENNESENFKSDIQDGSSLSNREAELSRKILELQDENKNLNIGIEELDRQHTESIEKLLSLKEDIEKKHQCLQNAYEQLYVDYNQAEGKVLELQTKLSSMEETNKSPHKKGSLKSEEKNVQTEEYESIKNNGRKDDDNDNDINDNSLYELEQRVKEILKNSCVETSESKESIFEIVAKRYVETNWKKDVLERKVTEITRNLKETTEMRDNLQLECDDMQAHIDSLLLNIQHLKLNLPSIPEASEERVASLETETESLQEEVKRLREENDTLRKRSNITDLISMKLENGEINLEENFIDNENVVEIVHSDVRRREEDSVEDLKRKLLEFSNETSELRMSLEKYKETIEELRLGKENIAHELKASVCSMEELERELKVTLDVKNELERENGDLIKENEVYRADLARFKETADDSKKEENNLLEQLREKLDMVNIERNDLEYDLLNMRKELDNALHEADVKQELIMQLSQEKEKFTRENTTLLDQLTANQVESQEKIELLNTERSLLEEEQSELRLELVTCKEKIQQLANNEDKYAMINYEFDIARKKINELLSENNVLYGQLDKIHELEKELNEKKAAENELHLLKNKFIETEAELNNLRLKEKEIAAKELNLLQSKFIETETELNNLRLKEKEMAQVQGDYNEIVILRETITDLNNKICLSEEKCKQLESNILSLESETNEKILSKENSFENERHKLTNNLEEKNLENEGLKDINNKLTMEIIEMKNQLESTIEANKENSIMAKETIESLSHLIKEKDNEIESLKLNNQANAANSNDLLTIQNERDELVKLVHVKHNESIQYHGEIQRLTLLLNEQATKVHNLLTEQNQITTLLKDKDIEIAETRNELQILQQRLENIKDTDNNNEEICRIPGHLTQAQEMGILNDKCNALEAALIQEQSNNRMLQNQFVESQSKEVNAGKELERLRTHLVEIESSYTEEALIAEEMRKELEGKLLQAEEKLKNSSTVYTSASIRANQQVETLQQQMSLIIQQRDDIQNKLSMAEDKVLSQMTALTNLQIVLEQFQREKERDIKRAMEKLQLQLQESHKKQEELLNEISCLKEQLTEAQEYLQAASRLSEQLDKKTERIEQLNQEVERLTELVNTADQRIEEAMQSGVGKVDKSLMKNLLLGYLSSSTADKSSVLRVFATVLDFTENDRDKAGLNNGIANNSWFSRLSGGNGAPTKDQEASLSAAFVRFLESESKPKPQLPALPISSSSSPRPTHSRQHSTSSNHSTLLLSNVTLPTFPDFVPARNTGSILKEVLKDS, encoded by the exons aaCGAGAACCAAGAAGAAGATGGGGATGTTTTCTTTTGGGATCCAACGTCGATCAAAAATCGTAATTCCAAAAATCAGAATCATGCTAGGCAATTGCAGGAACAATTGGCCCAAGCCACCATGAAAATACGTGAATTAGAAGTTGAACTTAAACGAACACAAAAG gTAAACAATGGAAGTATTATGGACGAACTTCCGGATGGCCATCAAAAGGCAGAATATTTACGTGCTAAACAAGATATGGTGAATAGAATCGTACGAATGGAAGAGAAg AACCGTGAAGTCGAAAGGAACGTCAAACGAATGCAGGAAGACGAAATAGCCTTggtaaatgatttttatacgGTAATATCGAAATTGGATTATCAGGAAAAGGTCAAACTGATTCGAGAAGCTCTGAGAAATTTGGAAAATGATAAACAAAAGTCTTCTTTAAtcggcaaaaaagaaaagtctgaTACCGATGAGAAGTTCGATAAaactaatgaaaataatgaatctgAAAATTTCAAATCAGATATACAGGATGGTTCTTCGTTGAGTAATAGGGAAGCTGAATTGTCTAGGAAAATTCTTGAATTGCAGGATGAAAATAAGAATCTTAATATAGGTATCGAGGAACTTGATAGGCAACACACGGAATCAATTG aaaaattattatctttgaaggAGGATATCGAGAAGAAACATCAATGCCTTCAAAATGCCTACGAACAACTTTATGTTGATTATAATCAGGCAGAAGGTAAAGTTTTAGAATTACAGACTAAACTTAGTTCAATGGAGGAGACAAATAAGAGTCCTCATAAAAAAGGATCATTGAAAagcgaagagaaaaatgttcaAACTGAGGAATATGaaagtatcaaaaataatggaagaaaagatgatgataatgataatgatattaatgataattcatTGTACGAATTGGAACAAAGGGTAAaggaaattttgaaaaattcatgcGTAGAAACGAGTGAATCTAAAGAGTCAATTTTTGAGATTGTCGCGAAACGATACGTCGAGACAAACTGGAAGAAGGACGTTTTAGAAAGGAAGGTAACCGAGATTACGCGAAATCTAAAGGAGACGACGGAAATGAGGGATAATTTGCAACTTGAATGCGACGACATGCAGGCTCACATAGATTCGTTGCTGTTAAATATTCAACATTTGAAATTGAATCTACCATCTATTCCTGAAGCTAGCGAGGAACGTGTTGCCTCATTGGAAACTGAAACGGAATCCTTACAGGAGGAAGTTAAACGATTAAGGGAAGAAAATGATACATTGAGAAAGAGATCAAATATTACTGATttgatatcaatgaaattggaaAATGGTGAGATCAATTTAGAAGAGAATTTTATTGACAATGAGAATGTCGTTGAAATTGTACATTCTGATGTTAGAAGGCGAGAGGAAGATTCTGTGGAAGATTTAAAACGTAAACTGTTAGAGTTTTCCAATGAGACCAGCGAATTGAGAATGTCTTTGGAAAAATATAAGGAAACCATTGAAGAGCTTAGATTAGGTAAAGAGAATATAGCTCACGAATTGAAAGCTTCAGTCTGTAGTATGGAGGAATTGGAAAGGGAATTGAAAGTTACATTGGACGTTAAGAATGAGCTCGAACGTGAAAATGGCGATttgattaaagaaaatgaagtgtATAGAGCAGATTTGGCTAGGTTTAAAGAAACCGCTGATGattcaaagaaagaagagaataatcTATTGGAACAATTACGTGAAAAATTGGACATGGTAAATATCGAGAGAAATGATTTGGAATATGATTTACTTAATATGAGAAAAGAACTTGACAATGCTTTGCACGAGGCAGATGTAAAACAAGAATTGATAATGCAATTGAgccaagagaaagaaaagttcaCGAGGGAGAATACTACGTTGTTGGATCAATTGACAGCGAATCAAGTTGAATCCcaagaaaaaattgaactGTTGAACACTGAAAGATCTTTGCTCGAAGAGGAACAATCGGAACTTCGATTGGAATTAGTTACgtgcaaagaaaaaattcaacaacttgcaaataacgaagataaataTGCTATGATAAATTATGAATTTGATATTGccagaaagaagataaatgaaCTTTTATCGGAGAATAATGTACTTTATGGGCAATTGGATAAAATTCATGAActtgaaaaagaattgaatgAGAAGAAAGCTGCTGAAAATGAATTgcatttgttaaaaaataaatttatagaaacTGAAGctgaattaaataatttacgtttaaaagagaaggaaattgCTGCGaaggaattaaatttattacagaGTAAATTTATTGAAACTGAGACAGAATTAAATAACTTACGtttaaaggaaaaggaaatggCTCAGGTACAAGGTGATTATAACGAGATCGTAATTTTGAGAGAGACGATAAcagatttaaataataaaatctgttTGTCCGAAGAGAAATGTAAACAATTGGAAtcgaatatattatcgttggaatctgaaacaaatgaaaagattTTGTCAAAAGAAAATTCCTTTGAAAATGAAAGGCATAAGTTAACAAATaatttggaagaaaaaaatttggaaaatgaAGGATTAaaggatataaataataaattaacaatggaaataatagaaatgaaaaatcaattgGAATCGACTATTGAagctaataaagaaaattctattatGGCTAAGGAAACAATAGAAAGTTTATCTCATCTTATCAAAGAGAAggataatgaaattgaatcaTTGAAGTTGAACAATCAAGCAAATGCAGCTAATTCGAACGATCTTTTAACTatacaaaatgaaagagatgAACTTGTAAAATTAGTTCACGTTAAACACAATGAGAGTATACAGTATCATGGTGAAATTCAACGATTAACTCTACTCTTAAACGAGCAAGCAACTAAAGTTCATAATTTGTTAACTGAACAAAATCAAATAACTACATTGTTGAAGGATAAAGATATCGAAATTGCGGAAACTCGAAACgaattacaaattttacagcaacgattggaaaatattaaggacaccgataataataatgaagaaatttgTAGAATTCCAGGACATTTGACTCAAGCACAAGAAATGGGAATTCTTAATGATAAATGTAACGCATTGGAGGCTGCTTTGATTCAAGAACAATCTAATAATAGAATGTTACAAAATCAATTTGTTGAAAGTCAAAGTAAAGAAGTTAACGCTGGTAAAGAATTAGAAAGATTGAGAACTCATTTGGTAGAAATTGAATCCAGTTATACGGAGGAAGCTTTAATAGCTGAGGAGATGCGTAAAGAATTAGAGGGGAAATTATTACAAGCTGAGGAAAAACTTAAAAATTCTTCTACCGTATACACATCGGCGAGCATAAGAGCGAATCAACAAGTTGAAACGTTGCAACAACAAATGTCCCTTATTATTCAACAAAGGGatgatatacaaaataaattatctatgGCAGAGGATAAAGTTTTATCGCAAATGACTGCTTTAACTAATTTGCAAATAGTTTTGGAACAATTCCAAAGAG aaaaggaaagggataTTAAAAGAGCTATGGAAAAGTTACAATTGCAACTTCAGGAGTCgcataaaaaacaagaagaattattaaacGAAATCTCCTGTCTTAAg gAACAATTAACAGAAGCTCAGGAGTATTTGCAAGCTGCATCTAGATTAAGCGAACAGCTGGataagaaaacagaaagaataGAGCAATTAAATCAAGAAG tTGAAAGATTAACGGAATTGGTAAATACTGCTGATCAGAGAATAGAAGAAGCAATGCAAAGTGGAGTAGGAAAAGTTGATAA gagCCTTATGAAAAATCTCTTGCTTGGATATTTGTCTTCGTCTACAGCAGACAAATCATCTGTTCTAAGAGTATTTGCCACTGTATTAGATTTCACAGAAAATGATAGAGATAAAGCTGGTCTTAACAATGGTATTGCAAATAACAGCTGGTTCTCTCGTCTTAGCGGTGGAAATGGCGCTCCTACTAAG gatCAAGAGGCATCGCTTTCGGCTGCTTTTGTAAGATTTTTAGAAAGTGAATCTAAACCAAAACCACAATTACCTGCTTTGCCAATATCTTCATCG tcCTCACCTCGTCCAACGCATAGCAGACAGCATTCAACGTCGTCTAATCATTCTACATTGTTGCTTTCTAATGTTACACTTCCAACATTCCCAGATTTTGTCCCAGCAAGAAATACAGGATCTATATTGAAAGAAGTATTAAAGGATAGCTGa